In a single window of the Gracilimonas sp. genome:
- a CDS encoding Wzz/FepE/Etk N-terminal domain-containing protein has product MSEENNSNQEHGDNKPGKKKSPENFPIQEYRLVPADQGYDGYEEDEIDLIELAKTIWDNRKTIYRFVAVGVVLGVAVALLSPKEYVSNATLMPEYSTESQGGASSLLRQYGGLIGLSGGGTYNSASNAIRVDLYPKIVESLSFQDQLARQEFYFPDYDTTASIYQYYLEIQTPGVLGYIAQYTIGLPSTIIGVFKKEEELATSTAVSNDDEIVELSKNEMKVIESLRSRVSASLDEESGVVTVRAQMSDPKLAAHVARYTIQELTAYLTEYRTEKVLRDLEFIEEQLTKAEERFQEAQLALAEFRDSNQGNLTARARTEEQRLNSEYDIAFNLYNSLTQQYEEAKLKVQEETPVFKVLQPVQVPVNDEMSGGMVLIVFVMLSGIASIGWIFIRQFLALNPFKTDS; this is encoded by the coding sequence GTGAGCGAAGAGAACAATTCAAATCAAGAACATGGGGACAATAAGCCGGGTAAGAAAAAAAGCCCGGAGAACTTTCCCATTCAGGAATACAGACTAGTCCCGGCAGATCAGGGGTATGATGGCTACGAAGAAGACGAAATCGACCTGATTGAACTGGCCAAGACCATTTGGGATAACCGAAAAACCATTTACCGGTTTGTAGCAGTTGGAGTGGTGCTTGGTGTGGCTGTTGCGTTGCTTAGCCCAAAAGAATATGTGAGTAATGCCACCCTAATGCCGGAATATAGTACAGAAAGTCAGGGAGGAGCTTCCAGTCTTTTAAGACAATACGGTGGCTTGATTGGGCTGAGCGGAGGAGGGACCTACAATTCTGCCAGTAATGCGATAAGGGTCGATCTATATCCCAAAATTGTAGAAAGCCTGAGCTTTCAGGACCAGCTGGCCCGTCAGGAATTCTATTTTCCGGATTATGATACTACCGCTTCCATTTATCAATACTATTTAGAAATACAAACTCCCGGAGTGTTAGGCTATATAGCTCAGTACACCATCGGCTTGCCCAGTACAATTATTGGTGTATTTAAGAAAGAAGAAGAACTTGCTACAAGTACAGCAGTAAGTAATGATGATGAAATTGTTGAGTTAAGCAAAAACGAAATGAAGGTGATTGAAAGTCTTAGATCCCGTGTTTCTGCAAGTCTGGATGAAGAATCAGGAGTGGTAACGGTAAGAGCTCAGATGTCTGATCCGAAATTAGCTGCTCATGTTGCCCGGTATACCATCCAGGAGCTCACTGCATATTTAACCGAATACAGAACGGAGAAAGTACTTCGTGATCTGGAGTTTATTGAAGAGCAGTTGACAAAAGCCGAAGAACGATTCCAAGAGGCGCAGCTGGCCTTAGCTGAATTTCGGGATAGTAACCAGGGGAACTTAACAGCCAGGGCCCGAACCGAAGAACAGCGTCTGAATTCCGAATATGATATTGCTTTCAATTTGTATAATTCACTTACACAACAATACGAAGAGGCAAAGCTGAAAGTACAGGAAGAAACCCCGGTGTTTAAAGTGCTTCAGCCGGTACAGGTTCCGGTAAACGATGAGATGAGTGGAGGGATGGTCCTGATTGTGTTTGTGATGCTGAGTGGCATTGCTTCTATCGGGTGGATTTTCATCCGGCAGTTCCTTGCGTTAAATCCTTTCAAGACTGACTCCTGA
- the neuC gene encoding UDP-N-acetylglucosamine 2-epimerase produces MKVGVLTSSRADFGIYLPLLKKLKDDVFFELRVIAFGTHGSPYHGKTVSEIQEAGFENIDLIQSLLLNDNPNGISTSYGLTVNKFADYWSENTFDLVFCLGDRFEMSAAVQAGIPFGVKFAHIHGGETTLGAIDNIYRHQITLASSIHFPSTEAYKDKIETIIGYDEHVYNVGSLSLDGIEEFKFLEENVFRNKFGIPDKPYILITFHPETVNPEANQEYALEMKSAMSEISTDYFLVITMPNADTNGKIFRNSIAELKKEIPEQILCIENFGKTNYFNAMKYSNFLLGNTSSGIIEAASFGKYVVNVGNRQKGRTKGENVIDCEFGASDILQTVSKLKDLGSFEGSNIYRKPNTVRSIIDTLKNNYASL; encoded by the coding sequence ATGAAGGTAGGTGTACTTACAAGTTCGAGAGCTGATTTTGGAATTTATCTTCCTTTGCTTAAGAAATTAAAAGACGATGTGTTTTTTGAATTGAGAGTTATTGCTTTTGGAACACATGGTTCACCGTATCATGGTAAAACAGTTTCTGAAATTCAAGAAGCTGGTTTTGAGAATATTGATCTTATACAATCTTTGTTATTAAATGATAACCCAAATGGAATTAGTACATCTTATGGACTTACAGTGAATAAATTTGCTGATTACTGGTCTGAAAATACTTTTGACTTAGTCTTTTGTTTGGGAGATCGTTTTGAAATGTCAGCAGCGGTGCAGGCTGGAATTCCTTTTGGAGTTAAGTTTGCACATATTCATGGGGGAGAAACAACATTAGGTGCCATTGATAATATTTACAGGCATCAAATTACTCTAGCCTCTAGTATACATTTTCCATCTACAGAAGCATATAAAGATAAAATTGAGACAATTATAGGGTATGATGAGCATGTATATAATGTAGGTTCTTTAAGTTTGGATGGGATAGAAGAGTTCAAATTTTTAGAAGAAAATGTTTTTCGCAATAAATTTGGAATTCCTGACAAGCCGTACATATTAATTACTTTTCATCCTGAAACAGTAAACCCTGAGGCGAATCAAGAATATGCTTTAGAGATGAAATCTGCTATGAGTGAAATCAGTACTGACTACTTTTTAGTTATTACCATGCCCAATGCAGATACCAATGGTAAGATATTTCGGAATTCTATTGCAGAATTAAAGAAAGAGATACCTGAACAAATTCTTTGCATAGAAAACTTTGGGAAAACCAATTATTTCAATGCCATGAAGTATTCGAACTTCCTTTTGGGAAATACTTCGAGTGGAATTATTGAGGCTGCTTCGTTCGGAAAATATGTTGTTAATGTTGGTAATAGACAAAAGGGACGCACGAAAGGAGAAAATGTAATAGACTGTGAATTTGGAGCTAGTGATATCTTGCAAACTGTTTCAAAATTAAAAGATTTAGGTTCTTTTGAAGGATCAAATATTTATCGAAAACCAAATACGGTAAGGTCAATAATTGACACATTAAAAAATAATTATGCGTCATTATAA
- a CDS encoding LegC family aminotransferase has protein sequence MKQIDQFIEFVRDQYKTADFIPLHEPRFKGNEKKYVMETIDSTFVSSVGAYVDKFEAMMAEISQTNRAVAVVNGTAALQVALRLAGVKQGNEVLTQALTFVATANAIAYNNAHPIFLDVDLDTMGLSTDAVEGFLNEFGEIREDGCYNKKTGNKIAACLPMHTFGFPVHLNELMKVCDKWNIPVVEDAAESIGSTYHGKPTGSFGKLGIYSFNGNKIVTAGGGGAIVTKDEQLGDFAKHITTTAKKPHKYEYVHDELGHNYRMPNLNAALICAQLEQLDDFIENKRELAYKYTSHFNELGIKFRTENENTKANYWLMCVELANRNNRDEFLKETNEKGVMTRPIWQLMYKLSMYENCFRDDQKNAEFLEDRIVNIPSSVRI, from the coding sequence ATGAAACAAATTGATCAGTTTATAGAATTTGTTCGGGATCAGTATAAAACTGCTGATTTCATTCCATTACATGAACCTCGTTTTAAAGGCAATGAGAAGAAGTATGTCATGGAAACAATAGATTCTACTTTTGTTTCCTCAGTTGGGGCTTACGTAGATAAATTTGAAGCGATGATGGCTGAAATTTCTCAAACAAACCGAGCTGTTGCCGTAGTAAATGGTACAGCAGCCTTGCAAGTAGCTCTTCGATTAGCAGGTGTTAAGCAGGGAAATGAAGTTTTAACACAGGCATTAACTTTTGTTGCAACTGCTAACGCCATAGCTTATAACAATGCTCACCCTATTTTTCTGGATGTAGATTTAGATACAATGGGGTTATCAACTGATGCTGTTGAAGGTTTCCTGAATGAGTTCGGTGAAATCCGGGAAGATGGATGCTATAATAAAAAGACAGGTAATAAAATCGCAGCATGTTTACCCATGCACACCTTCGGTTTCCCGGTGCATCTGAATGAGCTTATGAAAGTTTGCGATAAATGGAATATCCCGGTGGTGGAAGATGCGGCTGAATCCATAGGTTCTACCTACCATGGAAAACCAACCGGGAGCTTTGGGAAACTTGGAATTTATTCATTTAATGGAAATAAGATTGTCACGGCTGGAGGTGGTGGAGCAATCGTAACCAAAGATGAGCAGTTGGGAGATTTCGCTAAGCATATAACAACCACAGCCAAAAAACCTCATAAGTATGAATACGTGCATGACGAATTGGGACACAATTACCGCATGCCGAATTTAAATGCGGCGTTAATTTGTGCTCAATTGGAACAACTGGATGATTTTATAGAAAATAAAAGAGAACTAGCCTATAAATATACCTCACATTTTAATGAACTGGGAATTAAGTTCAGGACTGAGAATGAAAACACAAAAGCGAATTATTGGCTGATGTGTGTGGAATTGGCTAATCGGAATAACCGGGATGAATTTTTGAAGGAGACCAATGAAAAGGGAGTAATGACCCGTCCAATATGGCAGCTAATGTATAAATTATCCATGTATGAGAATTGCTTCAGAGACGATCAAAAAAACGCTGAGTTTCTTGAAGATCGTATCGTCAATATCCCAAGTAGTGTAAGAATATGA
- a CDS encoding methionyl-tRNA formyltransferase — MSKFKIGYFADGPWSHKAFELLIQDEEIEICFIVPRTDTKDDTLKYFAGKYGIDYLHPVKVNSEEFIEKAKSYNCDLFVSMSFNQIFRERIINLPKYSTINCHAGKLPFYRGRNVLNWALINDEKEFGITVHFVDEGIDTGDILLQQTYPITDEDTYDTLLSVAYDECAKLLYKAIKQIQDGSFKVVKQNTIHPVGFYCGRRSVGDEIVNWKSTSREIFNFVRALSSPGPLATTFIDNVQVKINRVKLIEGAPQYINIPGQILSKTKDGFLVKTKDSFVEILEVDTEVKLRVGARFKNE; from the coding sequence ATGAGTAAATTTAAAATAGGGTACTTTGCAGATGGGCCTTGGTCGCATAAGGCGTTTGAATTGTTGATTCAAGATGAAGAAATTGAAATATGTTTTATTGTGCCAAGAACGGATACTAAAGATGATACTCTAAAGTATTTTGCAGGAAAATACGGAATAGATTATTTGCATCCAGTAAAGGTTAACTCTGAAGAATTTATAGAAAAGGCGAAATCGTACAATTGTGATTTGTTTGTTTCTATGAGTTTTAATCAAATCTTTAGGGAGAGGATAATCAATCTCCCTAAATACAGTACTATAAATTGTCATGCTGGTAAATTACCTTTTTATCGTGGCAGAAATGTTCTCAATTGGGCGTTGATTAACGATGAGAAAGAGTTTGGCATAACGGTTCATTTTGTTGATGAAGGAATTGATACCGGAGATATTCTTTTGCAACAGACCTATCCAATAACAGATGAAGATACTTATGATACATTGCTTTCTGTAGCATATGATGAATGCGCAAAATTATTATATAAAGCAATTAAGCAAATTCAGGATGGAAGTTTCAAAGTGGTAAAACAGAATACGATCCATCCTGTTGGTTTTTATTGCGGTAGGCGTTCAGTTGGAGATGAGATTGTTAATTGGAAAAGTACATCAAGAGAAATATTTAACTTTGTGCGGGCTTTGTCTTCACCGGGACCTTTAGCAACAACTTTTATTGATAATGTTCAGGTCAAAATTAATCGAGTTAAATTAATAGAAGGTGCACCACAGTACATAAATATACCAGGACAAATTCTTTCAAAAACAAAAGATGGATTTTTAGTAAAAACGAAAGATTCATTTGTGGAAATTCTTGAAGTTGATACTGAAGTAAAACTCAGAGTTGGGGCTCGGTTTAAAAATGAGTAA
- the neuB gene encoding N-acetylneuraminate synthase → MSKKEHVYIIAEAGVNHNGDLQKAIELIEVATQAGVDVVKFQSFKADKLVSKTAKKAKYQSQNIGDGDESQYNMLKSLELSEEDHTVLIKECEKRGIQFLSTAFDVDGIDFLDDLGMPFFKSPSGEITNYPYLKRLAEKRKPVILSTGMADMQEVKNAIEVLLKHGLTKKDITVLHCNTEYPTPMEDVNLKAMNTIAKELGVRVGYSDHTLGIEVPVAAVAMGACVIEKHFTLDRNLPGPDHRASLEPDELKDMVKAIKNIEKAISGSGEKEPSRSEKKNKTVARKSIHTTRSMKAGEAIKEKDIIALRPGDGISPMDWENIIGRKVSRAYAAAEMLERSSLK, encoded by the coding sequence ATGAGTAAGAAGGAACACGTTTATATTATAGCAGAAGCTGGAGTGAATCATAATGGTGATTTGCAAAAGGCAATTGAGCTGATTGAAGTAGCTACTCAAGCAGGAGTTGATGTAGTAAAATTCCAGTCTTTCAAAGCAGACAAATTAGTATCAAAAACGGCTAAAAAAGCAAAATATCAATCTCAAAATATAGGAGATGGTGATGAGAGCCAATATAACATGCTCAAATCACTTGAATTGAGTGAAGAGGATCATACAGTATTAATTAAGGAATGTGAAAAAAGAGGAATCCAGTTTTTATCTACGGCTTTTGATGTGGACGGAATTGACTTTTTAGATGATCTCGGAATGCCGTTTTTCAAAAGTCCGTCTGGTGAGATTACCAATTATCCATATTTGAAACGTTTGGCTGAAAAACGAAAGCCGGTAATACTTTCTACCGGGATGGCAGATATGCAAGAAGTAAAAAATGCTATTGAGGTATTATTAAAACATGGCTTGACCAAAAAGGACATTACTGTATTACATTGTAATACAGAGTATCCCACCCCCATGGAGGATGTAAACCTGAAGGCTATGAATACCATAGCAAAGGAACTCGGCGTACGGGTAGGATACTCAGATCATACATTAGGAATTGAAGTTCCGGTTGCGGCAGTGGCAATGGGAGCCTGTGTCATAGAAAAGCACTTCACTTTGGATCGAAATTTACCCGGACCTGATCATCGGGCTTCTTTGGAACCGGATGAGCTCAAAGATATGGTTAAAGCCATAAAGAATATAGAAAAGGCGATTTCGGGAAGTGGTGAAAAAGAGCCTAGCCGAAGTGAAAAAAAGAATAAGACAGTAGCCCGAAAAAGTATCCATACAACACGATCAATGAAAGCTGGAGAAGCGATAAAGGAAAAAGATATTATAGCACTTCGTCCCGGAGACGGTATTTCACCTATGGATTGGGAAAATATTATTGGTAGGAAGGTTAGCCGAGCCTATGCGGCAGCAGAAATGCTTGAAAGGAGTTCGTTGAAATGA
- a CDS encoding DegT/DnrJ/EryC1/StrS family aminotransferase gives MEFIDLDTQYRKYQKEIDKKMKAVLEHGQYIMGPEIDELEAILAEYVGVKHCITVASGTDSLEIALRALDIGSGDEVITVPFSWISTAEVISAVGAKPVFIDIEPDTYNMDPNLLEGAITENTKAIMPVSLFGQMPDLERINQIADKHNIAVIEDAAQSFGATRNGKRSCGASLIASTSFFPAKPLGCYGDGGALFTNDDELAETMKAIRSHGGIKRHYHTHIGMNGRFDTLQAAVILGKWAGFEDEVKSRNQIGARYTELLNDHVITPVVDKGNTHVYAQYTIRVAEEKRDEIVSSMKDAGVPVGIYYPKCFHEQPVFQYLGYEYGDFPESEKASREVLSLPMHPFLSEEDQDIVVEKLIESLAI, from the coding sequence ATGGAGTTTATCGATTTAGATACACAGTACAGAAAGTATCAGAAAGAGATTGATAAAAAAATGAAAGCTGTTCTCGAGCATGGACAGTATATTATGGGCCCTGAAATTGATGAGCTGGAAGCAATTCTTGCAGAATATGTTGGGGTCAAACATTGTATAACGGTAGCAAGTGGCACAGATAGCCTGGAAATTGCTTTGAGAGCTCTTGATATTGGTTCTGGTGATGAAGTAATAACGGTTCCTTTTTCCTGGATCAGTACAGCTGAAGTAATTTCTGCTGTTGGGGCAAAGCCGGTCTTCATTGATATTGAACCGGATACCTATAATATGGATCCGAATCTTTTGGAGGGCGCCATTACAGAAAATACCAAAGCTATTATGCCGGTCAGTCTTTTTGGTCAAATGCCTGATCTGGAACGAATTAATCAAATAGCAGACAAGCATAATATAGCTGTTATTGAAGATGCGGCTCAGAGTTTTGGAGCTACCCGGAATGGGAAACGCAGTTGTGGGGCTTCTTTAATCGCCAGTACTTCATTCTTTCCAGCGAAACCATTAGGCTGCTATGGAGATGGTGGAGCTTTATTTACGAACGATGATGAGTTGGCAGAAACGATGAAAGCCATACGCTCCCATGGAGGTATAAAAAGGCACTATCATACGCATATTGGCATGAATGGTCGTTTCGATACTTTGCAGGCTGCTGTAATATTAGGGAAGTGGGCAGGTTTTGAAGATGAGGTGAAATCCAGGAATCAAATAGGAGCCAGGTATACAGAACTCTTAAATGATCATGTAATTACTCCAGTTGTTGATAAGGGGAATACACATGTATATGCACAATATACGATTAGAGTAGCTGAAGAAAAGAGGGATGAAATTGTTTCCAGCATGAAAGACGCAGGAGTGCCTGTGGGTATATACTACCCCAAATGTTTTCATGAACAGCCGGTTTTCCAATATTTAGGATATGAATACGGAGATTTCCCTGAATCCGAAAAAGCATCAAGAGAGGTATTAAGCTTACCGATGCATCCTTTTTTAAGTGAAGAGGATCAAGACATAGTCGTTGAAAAGTTAATAGAATCCCTTGCAATATAA
- a CDS encoding Gfo/Idh/MocA family oxidoreductase: MKNFALTGLAGYIAPRHLKAIEDTGNRLVAAVDPHDSVGIIDSYFPKASFFTEVERFDRHLEKIRREGNGEAIDYMTICSPNHLHDAHIRLAMRVGADALCEKPLVLNPWNLDVLQELEEEYGQRVWTILQLRVHPSLIELKKKIDAEKSEKRHKIRLSYITSRGTWYHYSWKGNEEQSGGIGTNIGIHFFDMLMWLFGPAQNMELYVREKNRMGGFLELPNADVEWFLSLEPEDIPNNADDSQRTFRSINVDGDELEFSGGFTDLHTRVYEETLKGNGFGIDDARPSIELVHKLRTMPITENPKGIVHPSIQNLK; the protein is encoded by the coding sequence ATGAAAAATTTTGCACTTACCGGTTTAGCAGGTTACATAGCACCTCGCCACTTAAAAGCAATTGAAGATACAGGGAATCGTTTAGTGGCTGCTGTTGATCCCCATGACTCTGTAGGTATTATTGATAGTTATTTTCCGAAGGCCAGTTTCTTCACGGAAGTTGAGCGATTCGATCGTCACTTGGAAAAGATTAGAAGAGAAGGAAATGGAGAGGCAATTGATTATATGACTATATGCTCTCCCAATCATTTGCACGATGCACACATACGCTTAGCAATGAGAGTTGGAGCAGATGCTTTATGTGAAAAACCACTGGTATTGAATCCATGGAATTTAGATGTATTGCAAGAACTGGAAGAAGAGTATGGTCAGAGAGTTTGGACCATTTTGCAACTTAGAGTTCACCCCTCATTAATAGAACTAAAGAAGAAAATAGATGCTGAGAAATCTGAGAAGAGGCACAAGATCAGGTTATCCTATATAACATCCAGAGGAACCTGGTATCATTATTCGTGGAAAGGAAATGAGGAACAGTCTGGTGGTATAGGTACCAATATTGGCATTCACTTTTTTGATATGCTTATGTGGCTATTTGGACCTGCGCAGAATATGGAGCTCTATGTAAGAGAGAAAAATAGAATGGGTGGTTTTTTGGAACTTCCTAATGCAGATGTAGAGTGGTTTTTGTCACTTGAACCTGAAGATATTCCTAATAACGCAGACGACAGTCAGCGAACGTTTCGTTCTATCAATGTTGATGGAGATGAGTTAGAATTCAGTGGCGGATTTACAGATTTACATACCCGTGTTTATGAAGAAACATTGAAGGGTAATGGATTTGGAATTGATGATGCCCGCCCCTCTATTGAACTGGTACACAAATTGAGAACTATGCCGATTACAGAGAATCCTAAAGGTATTGTTCATCCAAGTATTCAAAATTTAAAATAA
- a CDS encoding UDP-N-acetylglucosamine 4,6-dehydratase codes for MNTLQLIGRTKNLFSFDLNQNDSELSEKVSNSKFLVIGGAGSIGQAVTKEIFKRNPRKLHVVDISENNMVELVRDIRSSEGYISGEFKTFALDAGSYEYDAFIKADGKYDYVLNLSALKHVRSEKDPFTLMRMVEVNILNTIKTIQQAKDKGTQKYFCVSTDKAANPVNMMGASKRIMELFLMRESENIDISTARFANVAFSDGSLLHSFNQRIQKRQPIVAPNDIKRYFVTPQESGELCLMSCLLGDNRDIFFPKLSEDLHLITFSEIAIKYLEMMGYEAHLCSNEDEARELVSILPEKGKWPCLFTESDTTGEKDFEEFFMEGETLDLERFEKLGIVKSNLGFEKGKLDYFLSAIEEMKTNLSWTKPDLVKLFHKLLPGFDHKETGKYLDSKM; via the coding sequence ATGAATACTCTTCAACTTATTGGGCGTACTAAAAATCTATTTTCATTTGATTTAAATCAAAATGATTCTGAGTTATCAGAAAAAGTGTCTAACTCAAAATTCCTTGTAATTGGCGGAGCTGGCTCTATTGGTCAAGCTGTAACTAAAGAGATCTTCAAAAGAAACCCGCGAAAGCTCCATGTTGTAGATATTAGCGAAAACAATATGGTGGAGTTAGTACGGGATATCCGGAGTTCAGAAGGGTATATTAGTGGTGAGTTTAAGACTTTTGCTCTGGATGCCGGATCATATGAGTACGATGCTTTTATTAAAGCTGATGGTAAATATGATTATGTATTGAATTTATCAGCTTTAAAACATGTAAGAAGTGAAAAGGATCCATTCACGCTTATGAGAATGGTTGAGGTTAATATTCTGAATACCATAAAAACCATTCAGCAGGCTAAAGATAAAGGGACACAAAAATATTTTTGTGTATCTACAGATAAGGCGGCCAACCCAGTGAATATGATGGGCGCTTCCAAACGTATTATGGAACTCTTTTTGATGCGTGAAAGTGAGAATATCGATATTTCAACCGCGCGCTTTGCAAATGTTGCTTTTTCAGATGGATCTCTTTTGCACAGTTTTAACCAGCGTATTCAAAAAAGACAGCCCATTGTTGCTCCTAATGATATTAAGCGCTATTTCGTGACTCCTCAGGAGTCCGGCGAATTGTGTTTGATGTCGTGTTTGTTGGGAGATAACAGGGATATTTTTTTCCCAAAGTTAAGTGAAGATCTTCATTTGATTACGTTTTCTGAGATAGCAATCAAGTATTTGGAGATGATGGGGTACGAAGCTCACTTATGCTCCAATGAAGATGAGGCAAGAGAATTAGTGAGTATATTACCAGAAAAAGGTAAATGGCCATGCCTGTTCACGGAAAGTGATACGACAGGTGAGAAAGATTTTGAAGAGTTTTTTATGGAAGGTGAAACGCTTGATTTAGAGCGTTTCGAGAAATTAGGAATAGTGAAAAGTAATCTCGGCTTTGAAAAAGGTAAGTTGGATTACTTTTTAAGTGCCATTGAAGAAATGAAGACTAACCTTAGCTGGACAAAACCTGACTTAGTTAAACTTTTTCATAAACTACTTCCAGGATTTGACCATAAAGAAACCGGAAAGTATTTAGACTCAAAGATGTAA